One Carassius auratus strain Wakin chromosome 3, ASM336829v1, whole genome shotgun sequence genomic region harbors:
- the eif3g gene encoding eukaryotic translation initiation factor 3 subunit G translates to MPSIEFDDSKPSWADQVEEEGDEGSLPSPKETVKGNIKTVTEYKIDEDGQKCKIVRTFKIETRKASKAVARRKNWKKFGNSEFDAPGPNVATTTVSDDVFMTFISSKEDLNAQDQDEDPMNKLKGQKIVSCRICKGDHWTTRCPYKDTLGPMQKELAEQLGLSTGEKEKAAEPEPAQPVQSKTGKYVPPSLRDGGTRRGESMQPNRRADDNATIRVTNLSEDTRETDLQELFRPFGSISRIYLAKDKNTGQSKGFAFISFHRREDAARAIAGVSGFGYDHLILNVEWAKPSNN, encoded by the exons ATGCCTTCGATCGAATTCGACGA CTCAAAGCCTAGCTGGGCCGATCAGGTGGAGGAAGAGGGAGATGAAG GTTCACTCCCTTCACCAAAAGAGACCGTCAAAGGTAACATCAAGACTGTCACAGAATACAAGATTGATGAAGATGGCCAGAAGTGTAAG ATTGTCAGGACATTCAAAATTGAGACGCGGAAGGCCTCCAAAGCAGTTGCCAGGAGAAAG AACTGGAAAAAATTTGGCAACTCGGAATTTGATGCACCAGGTCCCAACGTGGCCACCACCACAGTGAGCGATGACGTCTTCATGACCTTCATCTCCAGTAAAGAG GACTTGAATGCTCAAGACCAAGATGAAGATCCCATGAACAAGCTGAAAGGACAGAAGATCGTGTCCTGCCGTATCTGTAAAGGGGATCACTGGACCACTCGCTGTCCATACAAGGACACGCTTGGTCCAATGCAGAAGGAACTGGCTGAACAGTTGGGTCTGTCCACGGGAGAAAAAGAGAAGGCAGCAG AGCCTGAGCCTGCCCAACCAGTCCAAAGCAAGACAGGGAAATATGTTCCCCCCAGCCTGCGGGACGGTGGTACACGCAGAGGAGAGTCCATGCAGCCTAACCGCAGAG CCGATGATAATGCAACAATCCGTGTGACCAACTTATCCGAGGACACCAGGGAGACTGATCTGCAGGAGCTTTTCAGGCCTTTTGGCTCAATCTCTAGGATCTATCTGGCCAAGGACAAGAACACAGGCCAGTCTAAG GGCTTTGCTTTCATCAGTTTCCACCGGCGTGAGGACGCTGCCAGAGCCATCGCAGGTGTATCCGGCTTTGGATACGATCATCTCATTCTCAATGTGGAATGGGCCAA ACCCTCCAACAACTGA
- the LOC113042424 gene encoding P2Y purinoceptor 11-like: MNNSSFCDTGFQTGLLTPMYSIEMCVALVGNIFALWLLVTKERQSWHTGVVLSCNLAICDILYVLTLPLLINYYAKNKDWTFGDAACKIERFLFNCNLYGSIFFIMCISVNRYLAIVFPFFTRSYVRPKHAKIASVLTWFIVTITSLPVLKFAGTEVEQKQTLCVSRNDKTLKIPHFKYTLFLTVVGCMIPLLITFASYLGVIWTVLRNKNITTLEKRKVALMVALVCILYAMSFVPYHVLQTYKTYLKVMNCLVYNSYQVSKVLATLNMCLHPLLYMAVFDSIRTVCCGKSSDDLSS; this comes from the coding sequence ATGAACAACAGTTCATTCTGCGATACTGGGTTTCAGACCGGTCTCCTCACTCCAATGTATAGCATTGAGATGTGTGTGGCCCTTGTTGGGAATATATTTGCCCTGTGGCTCCTGGTGACCAAAGAGAGGCAGAGCTGGCACACCGGAGTAGTGCTCTCCTGTAACCTGGCCATCTGTGACATTCTTTACGTCCTGACCTTGCCTTTGCTCATCAATTACTATGCCAAAAATAAGGATTGGACCTTTGGAGATGCTGCATGCAAAATCGAACGCTTCCTCTTCAACTGCAACCTCTACGGCAGCATTTTCTTCATCATGTGCATCAGCGTCAATAGATACCTTGCCATAGTTTTCCCCTTCTTCACCCGGAGCTACGTGCGCCCTAAACATGCCAAGATCGCAAGCGTGCTGACGTGGTTCATCGTGACGATCACTTCATTGCCAGTCCTCAAATTTGCTGGAACCGaagttgaacaaaaacaaactcttTGTGTCTCACGTAATGATAAAACCCTGAAAATCCCCCATTTTAAGTACACCCTATTTCTTACGGTTGTAGGATGCATGATTCCATTGTTAATTACCTTTGCGTCTTATTTGGGTGTGATTTGGACCGTTctgagaaataaaaacataaccaCACTCGAGAAGAGGAAGGTAGCACTGATGGTCGCTCTTGTGTGCATTCTTTATGCCATGTCATTTGTGCCCTATCATGTTCTGCAGACGTACAAAACTTATCTGAAGGTTATGAATTGCTTGGTGTATAATTCATATCAAGTGTCAAAAGTCCTGGCCACCCTCAACATGTGCTTGCATCCGCTTCTATACATGGCTGTGTTTGACAGCATACGGACAGTTTGCTGTGGAAAGAGCTCAGATGATTTATCTTCTTAG
- the LOC113042582 gene encoding LOW QUALITY PROTEIN: suppressor of SWI4 1 homolog (The sequence of the model RefSeq protein was modified relative to this genomic sequence to represent the inferred CDS: inserted 2 bases in 1 codon), with amino-acid sequence MGKTKTKNQKKGRSTESARRVAEAEDTFSAWTDRLNHGIAGPRFEPTTLGLGVKRSSLHEAVKGLHIFAKGPTLYFRVVKYALIKDVLSSLKRHRMHELQFSHHRLLELNNFGMEGMHVKLMATMFQNMFPSINVHKLNLNSIKRCXLLNHDPMSQEEVKFLHYILKVVPVGMSRGVKKLMQEKFPNMSNLEDINKLLIKGVSLSESEAEQNRNHNITELPQVYSEVSKILYKRKKKEAVIREGPSS; translated from the exons ATGGGGAAAACAAAG ACTAAGAACCAAAAGAAAGGCCGCTCGACTGAGTCTGCTCGACGCGTGGCCGAGGCCGAGGACACGTTCTCAGCGTGGACCGATCG cctaaatcatggtattgccggcccgagattcgaacccacaaccctagggttaggagtcaaacgctCTAGTCTACATGAAGCAGTAAA AGGCTTGCACATCTTTGCAAAGGGTCCAACATTATATTTCCGTGTTGTGAAG TATGCCCTCATCAAAGATGTCCTTTCGTCTTTAAAGAGGCACAGGATGCATGAACTGCAGTTTTCCCATCATCGTTTACTAGAGCTGAATAATTTTGGCATGGAGGGTATGCACGTCAAGCTTATGGCAACCATGTTCCAGAACATGTTCCCCTCGATCAACGTACACAAG CTCAACCTCAACAGCATAAAGAGATG GCTGTTAAATCATGATCCCATGTCCCAGGAGGAGGTGAAGTTTTTGCACTA CATCCTGAAGGTGGTGCCTGTGGGCATGAGTCGAGGGGTGAAGAAGCTCATGCAGGAGAAGTTTCCCAACATGAGCAACTTGGAGGACATCAACAAGCTCCTCATTAA AGGTGTCAGCCTTTCAGAGAGCGAGGCGGAGCAGAATAGGAACCACAACATCACAGAGTTGCCACAAGTGTACTCCGAAGTCTCCAAAAtcctttataaaagaaaaaaaaaggaagcagTCATCAGGGAAGGGCCCTCCTCATGA
- the LOC113042361 gene encoding hemicentin-1-like, whose amino-acid sequence MLLLQPLIGLLLISLAHGDCPILFSPVYVVVEYGKSFSVNCSSTGETDQFGLSWEKSNETIENNEDIFISVNVTDWERTLTCYMYSNEALCSQNLPVTIYKTPDNVSISIVNHRGPMIAGQQYELQCDVHDVAPVTELAVKWYKGQTLLDQTTFTEDSKTPVNVNTTLLIRPDRADDGAQYRCEAQLDLGEDGPQYPTKSLEALSAEVHYKPKHSSSTETIIQKDVVTLNCTVKANPAPVYIWYSDHLKEEISSSVLQSSTLSPGNYTCNATNSLGTDTKVFIIKSELHLSVENQCPVQLNPQRAVVRYNGSVAVNCSALVSHKGIGWEASEGAVPKTSNSLIIWRVSHLTEWDIQPFCYINYERQCQVELPVIIYKTPDNVSISIVNHTGPMIAGRQYELQCDVHDVAPVQYLTVKWYKGQTLLDQTTFTENSKTPVNVNPTLLIRPDRDDDGAQYWCEAQLDLGAEGPQHPPKETSAHINITVYYAPNIQFCNSWSPLTGTSLDSYPLNINSVLGNPRPIISWRHKASSVNSSLPLTKFDSGQYEIIASNVLSNFSCSINITVEYPPELNCSENYEVKEKTLFQFPCIADGSPKPKLSLRKNGNIIQHELFFPNWTHSGQYQVIAENQRGTINSTVTINILHDSLNYFAIVALVLGLLVFFLILVVIVLLLRRNKRGHYDLQSVKQYEMQPLGNGGPA is encoded by the exons ATGCTTCTACTCCAGCCGTTGATAGGTCTCTTGCTGATCAGCCTTGCTCATGGCG ACTGCCCCATTTTGTTCAGTCCTGTTTATGTGGTTGTTGAATATGGAAAATCATTTTCAGTGAACTGCTCCTCCACCGGCGAAACAGACCAGTTCGGCTTGAGTTGGGAAAAATCTAATGAAACAATAGAGAACAATGAAGACATCTTCATAAGTGTGAATGTGACAGACTGGGAGAGGACGCTAACTTGTTACATGTACTCTAATGAAGCACTGTGTTCTCAGAATCTTCCAGTTACCATTTACA AGACTCCAGACAATGTGTCCATCAGCATTGTGAATCACAGAGGACCAATGATAGCGGGACAGCAGTATGAGCTCCAGTGTGATGTTCACGATGTGGCTCCTGTTACGGAGCTCGCTGTCAAATGGTATAAAGGACAGACTCTGCTGGATCAAACCACCTTCACTGAGGATAGCAAGACTCCAGTGAATGTAAACACCACACTCCTGATCCGTCCAGACAGAGCTGATGATGGAGCTCAATACAGATGTGAAGCACAGCTGGATCTGGGAGAAGATGGACCTCAATATCCTACAAAATCTTTGGAAGCTCTCAGTGCTGAAGTACACT ATAAACCAAAACACTCCAGTTCAACAGAGACCATCATTCAAAAGGATGTGGTCACGCTAAACTGTACAGTGAAGGCAAACCCGGCTCCTGTGTACATATGGTACTCAGATCATCTGAAAGAGGAGATCAGCTCCTCAGTGCTCCAGTCCTCCACACTCAGTCCAGGAAACTACACGTGCAACGCCACAAACTCTCTGGGAACTGACACCAAAGTGTTCATCATCAAGTCAG AGCTTCATCTATCTGTAGAGAATCAATGTCCTGTTCAGCTCAACCCACAAAGAGCTGTTGTGAGATACAACGGTTCTGTTGCAGTTAACTGTAGCGCTTTAGTCTCACATAAAGGGATTGGATGGGAAGCCAGTGAAGGAGCAGTGCCCAAAACCAGTAACAGTCTGATCATATGGAGAGTGTCACACCTGACAGAATGGGATATACAGCCATTCTGCTACATAAACTATGAGAGACAGTGTCAAGTAGAGCTCCCAGTCATTATTTACA AGACTCCAGACAATGTGTCCATCAGCATTGTGAATCACACAGGACCAATGATAGCGGGACGGCAGTATGAGCTCCAGTGTGATGTTCACGATGTGGCTCCTGTTCAGTATCTCACTGTCAAATGGTATAAAGGACAGACTCTGCTGGATCAAACCACCTTCACTGAAAATAGCAAGACTCCAGTGAATGTAAACCCCACACTCCTGATCCGTCCAGACAGAGATGATGATGGAGCTCAGTACTGGTGTGAAGCACAGCTGGATCTGGGAGCAGAAGGACCTCAACATCCTCCAAAAGAAACATCAGCCCATATCAACATTACTGTATATT ATGCTCCAAACATTCAGTTTTGTAACAGCTGGTCACCATTGACAGGGACCTCATTGGATTCATATCCTTTAAACATAAATTCTGTTTTGGGTAATCCTCGTCCAATCATCTCCTGGAGACACAAAGCATCATCAGTCAATTCCTCTCTGCCTCTTACCAAATTTGATTCTGGCCAATATGAAATCATTGCCAGTAATGTCCTTAGTAATTTCAGTTGTTCTATAAACATCACAGTAGAGT ATCCTCCAGAACTGAACTGCAGTGAGAACTACgaagtaaaagaaaaaacactctTCCAATTTCCTTGCATAGCTGATGGATCCCCAAAGCCTAAATTATCCCTCCGCAAAAACGGAAATATTATCCAGCATGAATTGTTTTTCCCCAATTGGACTCATAGTGGCCAGTATCAAGTAATCGCAGAAAACCAACGTGGAACTATAAATTCTACAGTCACCATCAACATCCTAC ATGACTCTCTCAACTACTTTGCTATTGTTGCTTTGGTACTGGGACTGCTTGTTTTCTTCCTAATTTTAGTAGTGATCGTATTGCTGCTGAGGAGAAATAAAAGAGGACATTATGATTTACAGTCAGTGAAGCAGTATGAAATGCAACCATTGGGCAATGGGGGCCCTGCGTGA